In Zonotrichia albicollis isolate bZonAlb1 chromosome 5, bZonAlb1.hap1, whole genome shotgun sequence, the genomic window TTCATCCTCTGGACAGAATGACTGCACTGCAGAAGTTACACATAGACACTGGCTTTATTTCCCTGTAACAATGGGGTTAATGCTCAGGCTCACAGGAGTTAAAgggggtggctgctgctgccccatggcTAATGCCAAGCGGGAAGGAAACCTCTGCACCCCACCTGCGGACGCTGAAAACCACACAAATGTGTTACCTTGGAAGAACTCTGATCTCCTGCTTACAGAAGGTAAGCTCCTGTTTAGCCCCAAGATCCTGTCCAAATGAAAGGCAAACACCTCACTCATGTCCAGAGGTCTTTTGACAATTCCACAGTGTCCTTGATTACAAGCAGTTCCCGTAGTGCTGGGACCTCTTGCAAATACTGCCAGGACTGCTTTTTGTGAAGGAACTTCTTGAATGCTCTCTATGGGAGAGTCTGCCAGCATGCGCATGTTTAGGATGTCATCTTTGCTCATCCATGAGGGAGGGCTCTCACTATAAATCCTGATATTGCTTtcctcaggctggagctgtgcctttaCAGCTCCAGAAATCTTCCCAGGTCTCTGGTGACCTCTCTCCATGATAACCATTCCTTTATGCCTGTGTTCATCCAGCTGGTACTTTCTTGCCTCCAGAGCAATCGCTGCTCCCCTGGTGCCGGCGGCACGTGTGGCCCGCCCCGGCTGTTGGGCAAAGGCCTCTTCCCAGCCCACAAGAGTGGCTTTTGGAAAGTGCTGCCCATAGGACACAGGGATTGCATTTTTCTTCCGGCGCTTTGGCTTCACTGTGCCTCTGATGTTGGCAGGCTTGCTGCGCTTGGACCGCAGGGTGATATAAACTACATTGGGTGGCAGCAAGGTCCCATTGCTACCAAGCTGGGGTTCCTGGAAATTGGGTGGTGACAGGGTGCCATCCAGTGGGATGCCCAGAAAAGGAGTTTGAGCTGCATCTTGGAGACTCCTGGAGCTGATCTTTCGATGTCCTCCTTTGTGCTGCGGTAAAACGTGACCTACTTGGCTGACAAGGAACCCCAGGTAGATCACACAGGCAGTGCCCACGAGCAGATTCCTCCTTGTCCGTGGGCGCCTGCAAGTCCAGAGCCTCAGCAGCCGTGAGGGCCACAGGCAGCAAATAAACAAGTTTTTGATTTTACTTGGCTGATCAAAAGGAGTCATTTCTCTAGTGAATCCACATGATGAAAACAGCATAAAGTCTTCTGTACATTCCCGCCAGGATGATGATGCATTATTTCTCTTCCCCAATTTCTAtttctccttttccaaataGCTTCCAGCATGGGTGATGGACAGAGGCTACTGATATGCCTGGGAAAGTGGTCAGCACTAAGGATGCTGACACCCCACCTTCTCAAATTGTTAAATTCTTATCAGCCACCACAGAGGAAGTGATTGGCTTCAGAGAATGAATGGAGCCAGCTGCGTAAGCAAAGTTTACTGACTTGTAGTCTAAAAGATCTATGTATCTTCTCTGCaaactgcaaaaagaaaatagtAGCATTTCCTTTCATTACTCAACATAGTATCTGTGGCTCTa contains:
- the GASK1B gene encoding Golgi-associated kinase 1B gives rise to the protein MLFSSCGFTREMTPFDQPSKIKNLFICCLWPSRLLRLWTCRRPRTRRNLLVGTACVIYLGFLVSQVGHVLPQHKGGHRKISSRSLQDAAQTPFLGIPLDGTLSPPNFQEPQLGSNGTLLPPNVVYITLRSKRSKPANIRGTVKPKRRKKNAIPVSYGQHFPKATLVGWEEAFAQQPGRATRAAGTRGAAIALEARKYQLDEHRHKGMVIMERGHQRPGKISGAVKAQLQPEESNIRIYSESPPSWMSKDDILNMRMLADSPIESIQEVPSQKAVLAVFARGPSTTGTACNQGHCGIVKRPLDMSEVFAFHLDRILGLNRSLPSVSRRSEFFQGGQACPVILWDSSLSPTDNSTHSSVRLTWGQYQQLLKKKCWQNGKVPKAEWGCTEIHHHEWSKMALFDFLLQIYNRLDRNCCGFKPLKEDSCMQQGLKLKCNDQDAVDLTHIVQRRHDQRHLAFIDNKGFFDRNEDNLDFKILQGINEFPASAVSVLRSQRLREKLLQSLFLDKIYWESQGGRKGIEKLIDVIERRSKILLTYINAHGAKVLPMNE